The window CAATAATCCCGACAACAACATTTTCGGAATTACATATAAGGTGCTCGGGTTTTAAATCCGAATGGATTAATTTGGGGGTGAAATCATCATCAATGATTTTGTGATGATTTTCTTCTATGATTTTTTCGACTTCTTTTTTATACGGACTTGGAATAGTCTTGAAGGCCTTTAATCGAATACCGTTCACTTGATGATTACAACCTTTCTTCCACTTAGTGACAAATTCCTCATTTTGATAATCTGGATTCTTTAGTAAAGATATATCTCGGAGAAATTTGCTCAAGATAAATAGATTTTCATTTATATTTTTTTCGTTTCTATGATCAAAGTGCCCACCATGAATTTTTTCATAGCCAATAAACTTACAGTCAGATCCAGGTTTATAATTGTAGTTTAATATCGGTGTTGCAATCTGAAGTTGGCCTTTTAGTTTTGATAATAAATCAATTTCGAATGGGATATTGCCTTCAATTTCTGTAGTTGAAAATTTAATAATAATCAATCTGTTGACTTCAAATGTAATATAGTCGTAGGATTCTTTTAAATAAATAAAATTTTCAACCACAATTTCAGGATAGTTTTCCTTAAATATTCTTTCGTATTTAGCTCTATTCATGATTATAAAAAAGTTAATTCAGTAATCATTCCAAAACCACCCTTATAAATTTTTTCGATTTTTATGTCGTTAAATCTATTTAATCGATAATAATATTCTAAAAAGTACGGATTCAATTGTTTAAGTAAAATCTTATCATCTTCAGATATTTCGGGATTTTTATTGACTGTACAAGATTCTATTGCCAAATTGAAACGTCTTATTATGTTAGACCAGGATTGCCTTTCCGTATATTTTTTTGTTTTAACAGACATTTCCATAAGTCTTTTTGGAGAACCTAAAATTTTTAATATTCTAACTGCATATTTTTCAATGTCGTCTTCAACTTCAAAATCAAATCCGTCTTTCTCGTTATCTATTATGCCCCGTAAAGATTGGCTACTGCATAAGATAGGCATTCCAGCTTGGCAGTAGTCCAGCATTTTTACTTTAGTTCCGGCGCCATAAAAAATTGGACATATCGCCAGAATTGCGTCCTTGAATACATTTTCTAAATTTTCTATTTTGCCTAAAAAAAGAATATGCTCGTCCTGACACTCTTTAGCTAAATAATCTGGAACATCACCCACAATCAAGAACCTGATTGCTAAATCATAGTTCTTGATTTCCGGTAGTATTTTGAAGCATATATCTTTCAAAGCAATTGAATTCGGGGTGTGATATATGTTACCAAGAAATATGATATTCTTTGAATTTAAATTTATCTCCACAAAATTTGTTTTGTTATGAGTAATTCCAAAGGGTATTTCTATTACTTTACTTAGTTCGTCGTATTCATTATTATTGAATTCAAGTAAAATTTCACTAATCCTAGCCTTGTCGTATCCGTTAAAACATATGCATATGTCTGCAACATTAAAAGCTAAATATTCGAACCTTTTTTCTCTTTCATTTTTTTCATCTGTAGGATTAAATGATCTATTATAGTCGTAGCTAATATCATGAACCTCAAAAATCAATTTCAAGTTGTAAATGCGCCGCTTTAAAGGATAGCCAATTTGCATTACCATTTCATAATTGCTCATTAAAATTATTTCCAAATGTTCCGATTTAATTATGCCTTCTATTGTAAGAGTATCATTATAAAAAGTATCTGGAGGAATAAAATAAGTCGTGTAATTTTGATCCTTGATAATATTCTTGTCGGACCAACCCCTATAACAATGTAATATGACAACTTCGAAATTTGCTTTTGATAAATTTTCGGCCAAAGCGACGAACCTTTGTGTCG is drawn from Mucilaginibacter ginsenosidivorax and contains these coding sequences:
- a CDS encoding aminoglycoside phosphotransferase family protein, translated to MNRAKYERIFKENYPEIVVENFIYLKESYDYITFEVNRLIIIKFSTTEIEGNIPFEIDLLSKLKGQLQIATPILNYNYKPGSDCKFIGYEKIHGGHFDHRNEKNINENLFILSKFLRDISLLKNPDYQNEEFVTKWKKGCNHQVNGIRLKAFKTIPSPYKKEVEKIIEENHHKIIDDDFTPKLIHSDLKPEHLICNSENVVVGIIDWADARFGDITYEYARILIEFGIDFYKKLLTKNAAKLSIIDVNRIAYYSILISFNSILNEINYRNDNIPGRGLQRLHTSLNTYDEIRKFGIY
- a CDS encoding glycosyltransferase family 4 protein, giving the protein MEKIRIGIFVEGTFLPSFEGATQRFVALAENLSKANFEVVILHCYRGWSDKNIIKDQNYTTYFIPPDTFYNDTLTIEGIIKSEHLEIILMSNYEMVMQIGYPLKRRIYNLKLIFEVHDISYDYNRSFNPTDEKNEREKRFEYLAFNVADICICFNGYDKARISEILLEFNNNEYDELSKVIEIPFGITHNKTNFVEINLNSKNIIFLGNIYHTPNSIALKDICFKILPEIKNYDLAIRFLIVGDVPDYLAKECQDEHILFLGKIENLENVFKDAILAICPIFYGAGTKVKMLDYCQAGMPILCSSQSLRGIIDNEKDGFDFEVEDDIEKYAVRILKILGSPKRLMEMSVKTKKYTERQSWSNIIRRFNLAIESCTVNKNPEISEDDKILLKQLNPYFLEYYYRLNRFNDIKIEKIYKGGFGMITELTFL